CACGGGGAGCCGAAATAAAATCCACGAACCTTGCAAGGTTTGTGTTTAACAATAGACACAGGGGAAGCAGGAGACGCTATGCGTCCTTTTTCTGCTGATTTGTCGGAGGGTTATACATTATTTGGATACCGATGACAATTCTTCGATTGGAAAGCGGGAATCTGCCGCGCGGTTGAAACCGTGCGGGTTGCACTTGTTTACCGCAATTACTCCTTCCAAATTCTCCCATTCTTCATTTTTCGAACAGCCTTGTATAACAGCCTGGTTGCATCTGTGCTGCCAAAATACCCGCATCGTAAGATATGCCGAAGCTGAGGATGGCGCAGACCGGCCATGGGTTGATTTCTTGCCTGCAGAGCGGTCCGCACGCGTGCGGTCTTTCCTGAACGAAATCGGAACCCAACAGACCGGCACTGCCTCTTCGAACATTAGAAGGGGCTGGCATGCTTTATCTTGAACTCCTAATCGTTTTGTTCCTTACGTTGATGAACGGCGTTCTCGCCATGTCCGAGCTGGCCGTCATTTCATCGCGAAAAAGCCGCCTCGAGCATCTGGCCAACCAGGGCAGCCGTGGTGCGCGCGCCGCTCTTCGCCTGATTGACGACCCCAGCCGGTTCCTTTCTACGGTTCAGATCGGCATTACGCTGGTCGGCATCATCGCCGGGGCATTCAGCGGTGCAACATTGGGCCAGCGACTCGGAGCTTGGCTGAACGCGTTTCCGCTGATTTCACCCTACGGCGGTTCTGTCGGCATAGGTATCACGGTTGTCGGCATAACTTATCTGTCGTTGGTCATCGGAGAACTCGTTCCGAAGCGGATAGCGTTGACTCAGCCTGAACGGGTCGCCTGCTTGGTGGCCGGACCGATGCGCGGACTTTCCTTGGTTGCGGCTCCGGCTGTATGGGTACTGCATATCTCAACCGAGAGGGTCTTGCGCCTTTTGGGTTTGGCTGGAGCCCGCGAGACAACCGTCACCGAAGACGAGGTCAAGTCGCTGATTGCCGAGGGAACGCAAGCGGGCATTTTTGTTCCCCAGGAACAGAAAATGATCGAAGGCGTTCTCCGCCTGGCGGATCGTCCCGTACGGCTAATCATGACACCGCGCATACAGATCGTTTGGGTGGACGTCAAATCCGACAAGAACACGATTATCGAAATGGTGCGGTCCCATCGTTTTTCTCGGCTGCTGGTTTGCGACGGAACGGTGGACCATCCCGTCGGCGTTATCCATACCAAAAACCTTCTGCCTGAAGCCCTTGGCTGTGAAGACGTCACTCTATCCGAGTTGGTCACCCCGATATTATACGTCCCGGACCGCACAACGGTCCTTAAGCTTCTGAATCGTTTCAAGAAGGAAAAAGTGCACCTGGCCGTTGTGGTGGATGAATACGGTACCACTGAAGGTCTGGTGACACTCACTGACGTGTTCGAGGCCATCGCCGGGGATCTTCCGGAACGAGGAGAAGATGATGGACCCGAGATTGTGCAAAGGGACGACGGGTCGTGGCTGGCGGACGGGACGGTTCCCACCGACGAAATCGAAACCTTAACCGGCATCTATATGGGAGAAAACGTGGAGACGCTGGCGGGTTTCGTGCTGGATCATCTGGGACGCATACCCAAAGCCGGTGCAAGCTTTAACCACGGGAACGCACGCTTTGAGGTCGTCGATATGGACGGTAACCGCATCGACAAGGTGCTTATCGCAGTCGACCGCAAATAGTGATAGAGGGTCGGCTGATG
This is a stretch of genomic DNA from Desulfoglaeba alkanexedens ALDC. It encodes these proteins:
- a CDS encoding hemolysin family protein; translated protein: MLYLELLIVLFLTLMNGVLAMSELAVISSRKSRLEHLANQGSRGARAALRLIDDPSRFLSTVQIGITLVGIIAGAFSGATLGQRLGAWLNAFPLISPYGGSVGIGITVVGITYLSLVIGELVPKRIALTQPERVACLVAGPMRGLSLVAAPAVWVLHISTERVLRLLGLAGARETTVTEDEVKSLIAEGTQAGIFVPQEQKMIEGVLRLADRPVRLIMTPRIQIVWVDVKSDKNTIIEMVRSHRFSRLLVCDGTVDHPVGVIHTKNLLPEALGCEDVTLSELVTPILYVPDRTTVLKLLNRFKKEKVHLAVVVDEYGTTEGLVTLTDVFEAIAGDLPERGEDDGPEIVQRDDGSWLADGTVPTDEIETLTGIYMGENVETLAGFVLDHLGRIPKAGASFNHGNARFEVVDMDGNRIDKVLIAVDRK